A single window of Rubripirellula lacrimiformis DNA harbors:
- a CDS encoding beta propeller repeat protein, with protein MKSIVSIVVLLGMLVMPSVACSESLWVPFGPGGGGWIEDVVAHPIDPQEVWAMTDLSGLFRSRDAGVTWRKMSADVERGVLARKQIVSHNRQFAIDPQAPQHMYWGTCGMIWASHNGGVEWVPVWGNPPSVGDDRTPGIGHAMDVAPDGTVYALDSASVLRVSRDHGTSWSELTSPPIAENSTDTPAFPIAISGRTLCVACRPSKGLAVSHDGGVTWTLTLKSRIILNARAVSKDASGSTVLFALDSNGNLHRSGDNAATFEIVKTSAHRWRLGQRFAGGLAVSGEGKVMLWASGDLSVSHDWGDSWTKRSIDQNWDRGSYPGMNRYASPEGKCSAATVTADGKTWLTCDSSLMCRSTDDGLSWTGCTTGLQVLCYFQGPAVSPHDPQQAMVAALDQGVFKTNDGGATWKPLRIQSEWWDSDWQNHDGSVVKAHPSKPGTWFAVIHGHGGTRHPRLHRSDDGGENWQLVLDLKERFGGQWGRWLDDTEMGDLCFDPSNPDVMHLCNYQLGVFKSTDGGATWQQTLSTKNALSLMTSPSGQHVYLQCLKRTGLYASHDRGESWQVAHAADGIDGMAHHPHDESTLFVSDGQHENYWSHEGRRPAKLLRSTDAGQNWTELAALDSGPLYIDPIKPEIMLMSTLHGGRGILRSTDSGQTWHDFHHDAPSYTARGFTYGGKPGSVIYHMFGNQALTETLYRSIGF; from the coding sequence GTGAAGTCGATTGTTTCTATCGTTGTCTTGTTGGGGATGCTCGTCATGCCATCGGTGGCCTGCTCGGAGTCTCTGTGGGTTCCTTTTGGTCCGGGCGGTGGAGGTTGGATCGAAGACGTTGTTGCGCATCCGATCGATCCACAAGAGGTCTGGGCGATGACTGATTTGTCGGGCCTGTTTCGCTCGCGAGACGCAGGGGTCACCTGGCGAAAAATGTCCGCCGATGTGGAACGTGGTGTTCTGGCGCGGAAGCAAATCGTTTCACACAATCGTCAGTTTGCGATCGATCCCCAGGCCCCCCAACACATGTACTGGGGAACCTGTGGGATGATTTGGGCCAGCCACAATGGCGGCGTGGAATGGGTGCCTGTTTGGGGGAATCCACCGTCCGTCGGCGACGACAGGACGCCGGGCATCGGACACGCGATGGACGTTGCGCCCGACGGCACGGTTTATGCATTGGACTCCGCAAGCGTTCTTCGTGTTTCTCGCGATCATGGAACATCTTGGAGCGAACTGACATCGCCGCCGATCGCAGAGAATTCCACCGACACGCCGGCGTTTCCAATTGCGATCTCCGGTCGAACATTGTGTGTTGCCTGCAGACCATCGAAAGGGCTTGCCGTTTCGCACGACGGTGGTGTGACCTGGACACTGACTCTTAAAAGCCGCATCATTCTGAACGCTCGCGCGGTATCCAAAGACGCCTCCGGCAGCACCGTCTTGTTCGCCCTTGATTCAAACGGGAATTTGCATCGTAGCGGCGACAACGCTGCTACGTTTGAAATCGTCAAGACCTCGGCGCATCGATGGCGTTTGGGGCAGCGGTTCGCAGGTGGCCTTGCGGTCAGTGGCGAAGGCAAAGTCATGCTGTGGGCGTCGGGTGACCTAAGCGTTAGTCACGATTGGGGCGACAGTTGGACCAAACGTTCCATCGATCAGAACTGGGACCGTGGTTCGTATCCCGGCATGAATCGTTACGCTTCGCCCGAAGGGAAATGCAGCGCCGCGACTGTCACGGCGGATGGCAAAACGTGGCTCACATGCGACAGTTCGCTGATGTGCCGAAGCACCGATGATGGATTGTCCTGGACTGGCTGCACCACCGGCCTGCAAGTGCTGTGTTACTTCCAGGGACCCGCGGTCAGTCCGCACGATCCGCAACAGGCGATGGTGGCCGCGTTGGATCAAGGCGTGTTCAAGACCAACGATGGTGGGGCGACCTGGAAACCGTTGCGTATCCAATCCGAGTGGTGGGATAGCGATTGGCAGAACCACGACGGCAGCGTCGTCAAAGCGCATCCATCGAAGCCTGGAACCTGGTTCGCCGTCATTCATGGTCACGGTGGCACCCGCCATCCACGCCTGCATCGCAGCGATGACGGAGGCGAAAACTGGCAACTCGTGCTGGATTTGAAAGAGCGATTTGGTGGTCAGTGGGGCCGATGGCTGGACGACACCGAGATGGGGGACCTCTGTTTCGACCCCTCCAACCCCGACGTGATGCACCTCTGCAACTATCAGCTTGGCGTTTTCAAAAGCACGGATGGTGGCGCAACCTGGCAGCAAACGCTGTCGACGAAAAACGCACTCAGCCTGATGACAAGCCCCAGCGGTCAGCACGTCTATCTGCAATGCCTCAAGCGAACCGGTCTCTATGCGAGTCACGACCGAGGTGAATCATGGCAGGTTGCTCACGCTGCGGATGGCATCGACGGCATGGCTCATCACCCCCATGATGAAAGCACTCTGTTTGTCTCCGATGGCCAGCACGAGAATTACTGGAGTCACGAAGGTAGGCGTCCGGCCAAACTTCTTCGCAGCACCGATGCCGGTCAGAATTGGACCGAGTTGGCTGCATTGGACAGCGGGCCGCTGTACATCGACCCCATCAAGCCCGAAATCATGTTGATGAGCACACTGCATGGCGGCCGAGGCATCCTGCGGAGCACTGACTCTGGTCAAACCTGGCACGACTTTCACCATGATGCCCCGAGCTACACCGCACGCGGATTTACCTACGGTGGCAAGCCAGGAAGCGTCATCTATCACATGTTTGGCAACCAAGCACTCACAGAGACTCTCTACCGTAGCATCGGCTTCTAG
- a CDS encoding MaoC family dehydratase, translating into MEITTDKELIYLEDMKVGDRWMSQWREISADDVADFAALTGDHDPLHTPAGGGSPFGEPVAHGLLGLSVLAGLSSQSPSVATLALVGISDWQFEAPIFFGDRVQVSTEIISIDQHGRRAGRVTWVRQLLNQHGRVVQRGRFVSLVAAKARARRLSSQEPTQRGTLPAR; encoded by the coding sequence TTGGAAATTACAACTGACAAAGAACTGATTTACCTCGAAGACATGAAGGTCGGCGATCGCTGGATGAGCCAGTGGCGGGAGATTTCCGCCGATGATGTGGCTGATTTCGCTGCCTTGACCGGCGACCACGATCCGCTGCACACACCGGCCGGCGGTGGATCCCCGTTCGGCGAACCGGTCGCACACGGATTGTTGGGGCTAAGTGTCCTAGCGGGGCTCAGCAGCCAAAGTCCCAGCGTGGCCACCTTGGCCCTGGTTGGCATTTCGGACTGGCAGTTCGAAGCACCGATCTTCTTTGGCGATCGCGTCCAGGTTTCGACCGAGATCATTTCGATCGACCAACACGGGCGTCGAGCTGGCCGCGTCACCTGGGTTCGGCAACTGTTGAACCAACACGGCCGAGTGGTCCAACGCGGTCGCTTTGTTTCCTTGGTCGCTGCGAAGGCGAGGGCCCGGCGGCTCTCCAGCCAAGAACCAACCCAGCGCGGCACTCTACCAGCCCGCTAA